The genome window TCATCCCTTGTTtacagctgacatcagctaCTGCCTTACCGCtctcgcctcgtcgtccaacTTTTACTCGGTCTttgaggccgagcttgccgacgtcgtcccCATCATCCACACTACGATTGCCGGAACCCGTATCGTTGGCCGCCTGACCGCCGGTAACCGGCACGGTCTCCTCGTGCCCTCGACCACGACTGACCAGGAACTGCAGCACCTCCGTAACTCGCTGCCCCCCAGTGTTGCGATCCAACGTGTTGAGGAGCGCCTTTCGGCCCTCGGTAACGTCATTGCGTGCAATGACTacgtcgcgctcgtgcaCCCCGACATTGACCgggagacggaggagatTATTGCAGACAcgctcaaggtcgaggtgtTCCGCCAGACTATTGCCTCTAACGTGCTTGTTGGGAGCTACTGCGCGTTGTCCAACCAGGTGAGTTGACGTTGTCCAAGGCAGTGGGGTTACAGCGACAAGGAAAGAGGTA of Cutaneotrichosporon cavernicola HIS019 DNA, chromosome: 4 contains these proteins:
- the TIF6 gene encoding uncharacterized protein (Binds to the 60S ribosomal subunit and prevents its association with the 40S ribosomal subunit to form the 80S initiation complex in the cytoplasm. Is also involved in ribosome biogenesis. Associates with pre-60S subunits in the nucleus and is involved in its nuclear export), which translates into the protein MAVRCQFENSTDIGVFSKLTNSYCLTALASSSNFYSVFEAELADVVPIIHTTIAGTRIVGRLTAGNRHGLLVPSTTTDQELQHLRNSLPPSVAIQRVEERLSALGNVIACNDYVALVHPDIDRETEEIIADTLKVEVFRQTIASNVLVGSYCALSNQGGLVHPKTSRSELDELSSLLQVPLVAGTVNRGSEVIGAGLVVNDWCAFTGLDTTATEVSVIEATFRLQGQTSAAVINEMRDSLIDHYA